The DNA region cctcgacgactaaccagaataccattccggtagtcccggcacgtgttttgtacccaggatcggaacacatgccttccaactcaaatatcacaacacagtttaatagagagcaaataattaaactggattaccattgttaaacaagcaactgcttccacaatttacaacaaaataggaacaacaacaactactacgcagcggaagaaaaacctatacaacaaaagagtatggagccgtatgcccttaggctccataccaaaagcgccggagttcggagtagaaggtgctactcctgcccgccaccctgatcggcaggcacaaagtagccgaacactgccccatcttcgccgacctgcgaacctgaaagcaacttaagggcagcacccttagtacgaaggtactagcaagtcttacacagtatgagtatatatattctcgactccaaggatcatgcatttaaagctgtagcaaggattaagacatgtttaagttcattaagcggtaagcaacctagactctaggtgtaagcaactgacttaaccaaccaccgactcaaaccctgccaaccacctgatcaaaacagatatgtaacaacaaatgtataaaagcaaaccattcccaccaaaccaccaaccacataccgaccaaaccaccccaaaccaaccatgccacaacccacatcgaaactctacgaccaaaatatggtcgctcggtggagataagcgatagcgatgctcatgaccgagagcgcggcagctcgaactgattatacaccctgcagggggatactcctggacccacacgacacagggaccatacggcttgtgccacccgctaagatgcgcacaagggggtacccgtgacaacctttcccaaccaggcccaaccatgtggatcaaccatagctcggcacggcggtattagaactactccccgagcaaactaataccgctaaaagcccggactcaaaccggactcacaccgtctatgacgaggcccacatgaccacgtctgcgaaggtaatcggctcgcctaccattatatcagcatgtggtgagtaaggtatgtgctaaagccgactacaccgatgatcggtgcttaaccggtgcaaacggtctacggtgtccgggttccctccccgaactgcctgaggactcctcgtgagcagatgacacccctaacaccgcccacacctcgtctcaactcaccactcaccaaaccgactcatcatcaacacaaccataagtgcgaacaaataataagtcctaggctcgcgacaacggtggacgccgtcgtcgacttctaccggaaagcctaagtaccactaagcatagcgaactaaaattagacctcgatgacaccactaggctcctaggaacaacacatgacacgtgaccgaaatgggataatgcatcggcataggttctacccaactcagtacccgacacatgcaatgtatacataagcgtagataacatattaaaatttcaagtagacacggtgcaatatgaacgatgcttgccttgctgccctgaatcagaaaggtgggacgcctcacgatcgcccacggcccccgggatcgacggatcggcgttcactacagagagcaacgcgtgcaatgtaatgagcatgtatgaaatgcgatcatgtaggaaaaatatgctccacaatacatgacaacattattccaagatcgtactgtccaaaccagaattttccaagtggtctcaaaagtttggagttcctacgaattaactacgaattttacaagctatcagctatcaggaaagcctgataaaccgtgctcgggtgcccgggatgaacagtactcacgggggtacccggggtgaacagtacccgggggtgctcgggatcgaccgtgctcgggtgctcggggtgaacagtacaggggggtgctcggggtgctcggggtgaacagtacccgggggtcgtcggtgaacagtaccgggggtcgtcggtgaacagtacccggggtgctcgggagtgctcgcggtgactgagctcgtgctcgggtgaacagtacccgggggtcgtcgggtgaacagtacccggggtgctcgggagtgctcgcggtaactgagctcgtgctcgggtgaacagtaccgggggtcgtcggtgaacagtatcaggggtgctcgggtgaacagtacccggggtgctcgggtgaacagtactcggcgctacagtaaaatcagcctcgcgcagctccagaacagcagccattacgaagggaaaaactgagctaaactaacctgggagtctctctaaatcaaaagtaaaaatgcctagaagggtgtacagggtctagactttgctcaaccgcctagcaacatgatccctaactcaaatccacataaatcctcatttgttcccagactgcagaactttaagaactttgcaaccctagttccagaatcaagatctatccaaccaaaaatgagcatacttgccatgggagcctagcagactcacctaaggtcctttgctgaggttggtgaccgccagttgaaggaggaaacgacggaaaatggcttggagaagagaggaaaaactgctgcttccttgcttctcccaaagaacaccaaacaagttcagaaccagctcgaattccttcggggaaactgaaaatgaattggatggacgagtagtccctgagctggtggtcaggtgagtaccacatacgtaccttgatcttgctcccagaggtagggatccaaaaggggaaaaatggagcctaaaagagagagtgagagacagccaactccaacttgcttcctcaaaaagccttatctggtggagtgggtgagtagtacgtatgggcaagctttttagggggagagagagtgttgttgcccacctatagagagatattttccacccaagtgggccccatttacctagaggaaagtccagacttgcttctagctcttttatttctcttagattttccttctcccacctcattgattcaaagtgaggtgctccagtgacccaaactggaacatgaagctgaaattgcatgttttaggattaaaacacacaattacggattttaggacgtgacaaacctccccccctaaaaagaatctcgtcccgagattcagtatgagtcggggagagaacgatgagcacactcatgtgagagattccaaatataccatattgcgacatctttcacaagtcctcaaagaactcaggatactcggagcggagcttatcttcccgctcccatgtcgcttcgacttctgtatggttgctccattggaccttcaggaatttgatagaatggcgccgtgtcttgcgctcggcttcatccaagatacaaattggtctctcacaatatgtcaaatccggttgcaactcttggggtgcaatatcaacgacttccgtcgggactcggagacacttcttcaattgtgacacatgaaaCACgttgtgtacggcggagagagacggaggcaagtccaactggtacgcgacctctccacgccgagcaagaatctgaaatgggccaacataccgaggcgccaatttgcctcggacttggaatcgacgaacgcctttgagaggtgagaccttcaggtacacgtgatcccccacctcaaatgtgagctctcggcgacgtcgatccgcatagctcttctgcctagactgggccgtgagaatactcctgcggatattctggacatggtcttctgcctccttgaccaaatccggacccagaaaagcccgctcaccggattcagaccaattcagcggcgtacggcacctccgaccataaagggcctcgaatggcgccatcccaatactagcctggaaactgttgttatacgaaaattccgcgaacggcaggcatatgtcccacttcttcccataagtgagcacacaagcacggagcatatcttcgagaatctgatttaccctctccgtctgaccatccgtctgcgggtgatacgccgtgctgtggaacaattcggtttccatagcctcctggaaacttctccagaaatgagaagtaaactgtgtaccccgatcagaaacgatcttcttcggcactccatggagacaaacaattctagtgaggtacaactccgcatactgcttagcagaataagtggtcctgacaggaaggaaatgcgcggattttgtcaaccggtccacgatgacccaaatagagtcatacccactcgaagtcttcggtaagccggtaatgaaatccatcccaacttcttcccacttccaagatggaatgggcaaaggctggagtgtgccggcaggcttgatgtgttcagccttcacccttcggcagacgtcgcactcagacacatacctagcaatctcccgcttcatgcgagtccaccagaaacggggtttcaaatcctgatacatcttcgtactgccagggtgaatggccagcaacgaatcatgagcctcgtcaaggatcttcttcctcagcgcctcgaccctcggaaccactagacggttcccaaaccagataacgccttgatcatcctcagtaaagcacaaggcctgcccgatcttcctcttctctcgaattcgggccatacccttatcatccctctgtgcagccttaatctcatcaatgagcgtggacttgatttcgagattggcaataaaaccatccggcaccatatcaagcccaagacgccggaaatcatcacataacgtggaatccatcggcgaggctataagacagtgacaatgagcccttcgactcaaagcatcggcgaccacattcgccttgccaggatggtagtgaacctccagctcatagtctttgatcaactcaagccacctgcgctgcctcaggttcaaatctgactgcgtgaagatgtacttcaggctcttgtgatccgtgtagatacggcacaagttgcccatcaagtagtggcgccacatcttcagagcgtgcacgacagctgcaagttcaagatcatgtgtcggatagttctcctcgtgacgcttcagctgtcgggatgcatatgcaacgactcggtcctcctgcatcaaaacacagccgagaccgatgccagacgcgtcgcaatacacatcaaatcctctggtcacatcaggttgagcaagcactggagcggtcgtgagcagcttcttcaatgtctggaaggcagactcacaggcatctgaccactcaaacacgctgccttgcttcaacaactgagtcatcggcttcgcaaccttggagaagttctcgatgaaccgacggtaatagcctgcaagtccaagaaaactccggatctcactgacattctggggctgaacccagtcgagcacatcctgcaccttgctcgggtcaactgccactccgttctctgatagaacatgtcccagaaaagccacctccctgagccagaactcacacttgctgaacttggcatacaactgatgctctcggagcctgcccagaacaatacggaggtgcccaatgtgctcttgtacagtcttggagtatatcagaatgtcgtcgatgaaaacaatgacaaacttgtccaactcctccatgaataccgagttcatgaggtacataaagaaagccggcgcattagtcaagccaaacgacataacggtgaactcatacaagccgtatcgagtagagaacgctgtctttggaatatcctcaggtcggaccttgatctggtgatagcccagcctcaagtcaatctttgagaagactcgggctccagtcaactgatcaaacaagatgtcaatcctaggaagcggatacacattcttcacagtgactgcattcagcggacggtaatcaacacacatccggagagtgtcgtccttcttcttcacgaatagagccgagcatccccaaggtgaggaactaggacgaatgaaacccttcgccagcagctcctggatctgcttcttcagctcaactagctcaactggcgacatcttatacatcttcttcgaaaccggggccgcaccgggcacgagatcaatagagaactccactgccctaccaggcggcattccaggcaactcatccggaaagacatccggaaattcccacaccacaggaatggtctccataatcctggtggggacagcctttacggcgaacaggcaggacttgacatcctctagctttaactggacccgagtacctgacagaccattgagggtgacggtccgccgagcacagtccaacacagccttgttcttggagagccaattcatccccagaataatatcaattcccttcgagttcatcactaacagattgacaaagaagggaactccgttgacaattaccgccgctttattcacacactggttgattaaaactttggcccctggggcgtctataaggtacggtgtgtgggtagcactgactctcaacccacttttccaaacataacccgaagatataaaggagtgagaggctcctgaatcaaacaaaaccactgcagaaaagatgtcagagttgaaactcatatccaacgtacccattaggacggtgtcaccctcctgaacctcgtcggcggtagtgtggcgagctcgaccacgcttgggaacgtgagtcgcctgcgaagactgcggtgctgactgagccggcggtggtcgcggggcactcagcgcggctcctggcctcggatacgggcactccctcgagaaatggccgacgcggccgcagttgaagcacggaccgcctgagccaccggtcacgctcacttgggagccggcgggtcgtgcagcctgcccttgtggggcggagaacgcaggacgtggtacaaaccacatcggtcgtgggtatccagccgacggcacctgaaactgtggaggctgactctcagtgcgggtgcgctgcgagctcccacccacagaagacgaggaacccctcttccgcctcttctcctcttggtggctcttatacttgagctccactgtgatcgacgtgctcaccaactcgttgaagtcggcgaacttatgcgcggacaaccggtcctgcatcttcgagttcaggccattcacaaagcggcgctgcttgcgcgcatccgtgctgacctcctcggtagcatattgtgcaaggtggttgaacacctgcacgtactccatcaccgcacgacctccttgcttgaggtcctcaaactcccgcctcttagcctccatgaggccactcggtatgtgaaacgagcggaaggcctcgcgaaactccgcccatgacacgcggggatcggcggggtgcatggccagaaagccggaccaccacgcacccgccgggccctgaagctgatgggcggcgaagagcgccttctcgtgatcctcacaacgaagaagggcgagcttctgctcaatcgtccggagccaatgatcagcatcgagaggatcctcagctcgcgagaagaccggcggctgagtccgcaaaaagtccgagaagtcatctcggcgcacggccccacctcctccatgaggagccgcgttgcgcacgagagcctccaggagcgcttggttcgtctggaggagagcgtgattcgcttggcggttctgctcgatttgcatgagtacatccgccatggtcggcggtggaggagggttgttctgaccggaaccctccggaacctctccactacgccgagtgacaaccattcttgaaatgcaaaataaaagggggaaacgtcaaattccggcTCAGCACaaagcattcgccggatatattgttagaatcccgtaatacatgaacaaacatgaatgcatgcatgaatgccatgaaatgatgcatgctcgaacctagctaccgcttctttctcaaaataagaaccgcacctgcaaacatcaaaatcacaggcagtttataacatccagaacgtacccttcgcgctagaaagagtaagagcgcgaacggcccttgtaccacatgccgtacaagcgacaatccatacgtcgacaacgacgtattcacttcccgtagaccctacgggacatctcgtgtaaacgccacacgagtagacgaccatgtctcccatcgcatggtggatgttcatacgctattgctagcgtattcacttcccgtacggatcaccgtacggaacatgccgggcccctgcctcgcatccggctgagccctcggtgattaaccgccaccgagcgtcgtaccttaccttccgacgatgcaaagccgaagatgcaatgctcaacatgaatcaatgcagggtcgaaagcaaaacaatgtggtataagacatatagacgtcactcataatacgaattttaacttaggggcataaacgatagcagtttaatacatattaaacatgaagaggcataaacataaattatgggttgtttaggtgaagttgtcgacttactaaacaacgcactaattatgtttaggctactaaattaaaccaggctctgataccaagctgtgaggaaccgtccaaatagtattctaattaatcatcaggaggatcattattcataatcacaacctcgacgattaaccagaataccattccggtagtcccggcacgtgttttgtacccaggatcggaacacatgccttccaactcaaatatcacaacacagtttaatagagagcaaataattaaactggattaccattgttaaacaagcaactgcttccacaatttacaacaaaataggaacaacaacaactactacgcagcggaagaaaaacctatacaacaaaagagtatggagccgtatgcccttaggctccataccaaaagcgccggagttcggagtagaaggtgctactcctgcccgccaccctgatcggcaggcacaaagtagccgaacactgccccatcttcgccgacctgcgaacctgaaagcaacttaagggcagcacccttagtacgaaggtactagcaagtcttacacagtatgagtatatatattctcgactccaaggatcatgcatttaaagctgtagcaaggattaagacatgtttaagttcattaagcggtaagcaacctagactctaggtgtaagcaactgacttaaccaaccaccgactcaaaccctgccaaccacctgatcaaaacagatatgtaacaacaaatgtataaaagcaaaccattcccaccaaaccaccaaccacataccgaccaaaccaccccaaaccaaccatgccacaacccacatcgaaactctacgaccaaaatatggtcgctcggtggagataagcgatagcgatgctcatgaccgagagcgcggcagctcgaactgattatacaccctgcagggggatactcctggacccacacgacacagggaccatacggcttgtgccacccgctaagatgcgcacaagggggtacccgtgacaacctttcccaaccaggcccaaccatgtggatcaaccatagctcggcacggcggtattagaactactccccgagcaaactaataccgctaaaagcccggactcaaaccggactcacaccgtctatgacgaggcccacatgaccacgtctgcgaaggtaatcggctcgcctaccattatatcagcatgtggtgagtaaggtatgtgctaaagccgactacaccgatgatcggtgcttaaccggtgcaaacggtctacggtgtccgggttccctccccgaactgcctgaggactcctcgtgagcagatgacacccctaacaccgcccacacctcgtctcaactcaccactcaccaaaccgactcatcatcaacacaaccataagtgcgaacaaataataagtcctaggctcgcgacaacggtggacgccgtcgtcgacttctaccggaaagcctaagtaccactaagcatagcgaactaaaattagacctcgatgacaccactaggctcctaggaacaacacatgacacgtgaccgaaatgggataatgcatcggcataggttctacccaactcagtacccgacacatgcaatgtatacataagcgtagataacatattaaaatttcaagtagacacggtgcaatatgaacgatgcttgccttgctgccctgaatcagaaaggtgggacgcctcacgatcgcccacggcccctgggatcgacggatcggcgttcactacagagagcaacgcgtgcaatgtaatgagcatgtatgaaatgcgatcatgtaggaaaaatatgctccacaatacatgacaacattattccaagatcgtactgtccaaaccagaattttccaagtggtctcaaaagtttggagttcctacgaattaactacgaattttacaagctatcagctatcaggaaagcctgataaaccgtgctcgggtgcccgggatgaacagtactcacgggggtacccggggtgaacagtacccgggggtgctcgggatcgaccgtgctcgggtgctcgggtgaacagtacaggggggtgctcggggtgctcggggtgaacagtacccgggggtcgtcgggtgaacagtaccggggggtcgtcggtgaacagtacccggggtgctcgggagtgctcgcggtgactgagctcgtgctcgggtgaacagtacccgggggtcgtcgggtgaacagtacccggggtgctcgggagtgctcgcggtaactgagctcgtgctcgggtgaacagtaccgggggtcgtcggtgaacagtatcaggggtgctcgggtgaacagtacccggggtgctcgggtgaacagtactcggcgctacagtaaaatcagcctcgcgcagctccagaacagcagccattacgaagggaaaaactgagctaaactaacctgggagtctctctaaatcaaaagtaaaaatgcctagaagggtgtacagggtctagactttgctcaaccgcctagcaacatgatccctaactcaaatccacataaatcctcatttgttcccagactgcagaactttaagaactttgcaaccctagttccagaatcaagatctatccaaccaaaaatgagcatacttgccatgggagcctagcagactcacctaaggtcctttgctgaggttggtgaccgccagttgaaggaggaaacgacggaaaatggcttggagaagagaggaaaaactgctgcttccttgcttctcccaaagaacaccaaacaagttcagaaccagctcgaattccttcggggaaactgaaaatgaattggatggacgagtagtccctgagctggtggtcaggtgagtaccacatacgtaccttgatcttgctcccagaggtagggatccaaaaggggaaaaatggagcctaaaagagagagtgagagacagccaactccaacttgcttcctcaaaaagccttatctggtggagtgggtgagtagtacgtatgggcaagctttttagggggagagagagtgttgttgcccacctatagagagatattttccacccaagtgggccccatttacctagaggaaagtccagacttgcttctagctcttttatttctcttagattttccttctcccacctcattgattcaaagtgaggtgctccagtgacccaaactggaacatgaagctgaaattgcatgttttaggattaaaacacacaattacggattttagaACGTGACATTGTTGGAGGATCCAGTTGAGGTAGCAGCAGCGGCAACGACATTGAGGGCAGCCTTGCACCCGCTCGCAGTGCAAGCCGAGCCCAATACTGAAGCAACCAGGGTAGCGTTCGCAGCAGTGCTGATGGAGTGGGCCGCACGCATCTCGACTAGGAGAAGAGATGTGCGCGCAGATGCGaaggaggaaaacggctccttCCTAGCGATGATGTTGGCTTGGTGGCTGAGACGGGGAGCAAGACCACATAGTAGGTTCAACACCAGCTGGGGGTTAGAGACGGGGTGACCGACATTAGAGCGTCGACAAGCTGATTCTTGCGCTAGGAATAGGCTGAGACGGTCATGTCGCCCTGAACTAGCGAGGGGAACTGCGTGCTGAGGTACATCGCACATGTTTCCTTGTTGTTCATGAAGTTGGCTTCGAATGCAAGCCAGAGATTGCGAGCTCATTGGCCTGGCTCCATGGTGACATCCATGACTTTATCGGAGACCAAACCAAAGAGCCAGGACATGACGACGTAGTCGCCCTGAACCCAGGTAGGATCGGCGGGGTGCGGATCTGCGGTG from Phragmites australis chromosome 8, lpPhrAust1.1, whole genome shotgun sequence includes:
- the LOC133927571 gene encoding uncharacterized mitochondrial protein AtMg00860-like produces the protein MSFGLTNAPAFFMYLMNSVFMEELDKFVIVFIDDILIYSKTVQEHIGHLRIVLGRLREHQLYAKFSKCEFWLREVAFLGHVLSENGVAVDPSKVQDVLDWVQPQNVSEIRSFLGLAGYYRRFIENFSKVAKPMTQLLKQGSVFEWSDACESAFQTLKKLLTTAPVLAQPDVTRDQRPQW